A window of Fusobacterium perfoetens genomic DNA:
CTAATATCTATTATCAGTCTTTTATCCTTTGCAAATGGCAACTCCTCAGTATAAATTTTTTCTATCTTGCTTTTTAATACTCTTAAAGCATTTTCTCCATCTTTTTCTTCGTTAGTTCCCTCCATTTTTTGTGGTAAGAATCTTCCATCAACTTTTAAAAATGGTATCACATATTCAAGTATTATATTTAATTTAGAAACTCCTCTACAAAGACCTATATCATAAGTTTCTCTATTTTTATCGTTGATAAATTCCTCAGCACGAGTATTTATTGCCTCAACATTTTTTAACTGAAGTTTTTCTATAACCTGTTTAAGAAAATTTATTTTTTTCCCAACAGAATCTATAAGAGTGAAATTAACTTTAGGATTACATATAGCTAATACCATTCCCGGAAATCCTGCTCCAGTACCTATATCTATAGCTTTTCCCTCAGTAATTTTCAAATATTTCATCACCAAAAGAGAGTCTATAAAATGTTTCTCTATTATTCCTTC
This region includes:
- the rsmG gene encoding 16S rRNA (guanine(527)-N(7))-methyltransferase RsmG produces the protein MKDYLKKGINEIGLDISEDKIDKLMEYLKLLIEYNSHTNLTAIRDEEGIIEKHFIDSLLVMKYLKITEGKAIDIGTGAGFPGMVLAICNPKVNFTLIDSVGKKINFLKQVIEKLQLKNVEAINTRAEEFINDKNRETYDIGLCRGVSKLNIILEYVIPFLKVDGRFLPQKMEGTNEEKDGENALRVLKSKIEKIYTEELPFAKDKRLIIDIRKFAKTDKKYPRANGVPAKKPL